Proteins encoded by one window of Glycine soja cultivar W05 chromosome 15, ASM419377v2, whole genome shotgun sequence:
- the LOC114387599 gene encoding WAT1-related protein At3g30340-like, which produces MRSTCDEWKPFIVMIAIDFSFAAVNILLKKVLEEGMNHLVFITYRLSIATIFIAPIGYFRERNDRPRLTFRILCYLFCSAIVGASVTQYFFLLGIQYTSATFSCAFINMVPVVTFMMALPFGLETVKIKSKSGRAKILGSLVCIGGALMLTLYKGKPLFNFSHYESVSPVAKSSEVNLASTRTTGKWTIGVIALALGTIFWSSWFILQSKISKRYPCQYSSTAIMSFFGAIQSAVICFFTDHNLSIWVLQGKIQIIAILYAGMIGSGLCFVGMSWCVKKRGPVFTAAFSPLVQIMAAMIDIPVLHEQLHLGSVMGSILVIIGLYILLWGKSMEMQNRVVKLVQEAEETKEQEPQPQIQQLTVYVHAETCDSQCH; this is translated from the exons ATGAGGAGTACTTGTGATGAATGGAAACCTTTTATAGTAATGATAgcaattgatttttcttttgcgGCAGTGAATATCCTTCTCAAGAAAGTCCTGGAAGAGGGAATGAACCATTTGGTTTTTATCACATACCGGCTGTCAATTGCTACCATTTTCATAGCCCCAATCGGCTACTTTAGGGAAAG AAACGACAGGCCAAGGCTCACATTTCGAATTTTATGTTACCTCTTCTGCAGTGCCATTGTTGG GGCATCAGTGACTCAATACTTTTTCCTTCTGGGGATCCAATATACTTCTGCTACCTTTTCTTGTGCTTTCATCAACATGGTGCCTGTGGTCACATTCATGATGGCATTACCATTTGG ATTAGAGACCGTGAAAATCAAGAGCAAAAGTGGCAGAGCTAAGATTCTTGGTTCATTGGTGTGCATAGGCGGCGCATTGATGTTGACACTTTACAAAGGCAAGCCACTGTTTAATTTTTCTCACTATGAATCTGTATCTCCTGTGGCCAAGAGTTCTGAAGTGAATCTAGCTTCTACAAGGACAACGGGAAAATGGACTATTGGTGTAATAGCGTTGGCTTTGGGAACCATTTTTTGGTCTTCTTGGTTTATTTTACAGTCAAAAATAAGCAAGAGATATCCATGCCAGTATTCTAGCACAGCCATCATGTCCTTCTTTGGAGCCATTCAATCAGCTGTTATTTGCTTCTTCACTGACCACAACTTGTCCATTTGGGTTCTCCAGGGAAAGATACAAATCATTGCTATTCTATATGCT GGGATGATAGGTTCGGGTTTGTGTTTTGTGGGCATGTCATGGTGTGTGAAGAAGAGAGGTCCTGTCTTTACTGCAGCATTCAGCCCTCTTGTTCAGATAATGGCAGCAATGATTGATATCCCTGTCTTGCATGAGCAGCTCCATCTGGGAAG TGTGATGGGTTCCATCTTGGTGATTATTGGATTGTACATTCTTCTATGGGGTAAGAGCATGGAAATGCAGAATCGTGTGGTCAAGTTAGTCCAAGAAGCTGAAGAAACCAAGGAACAAGAGCCGCAACCGCAAATACAACAGTTGACAGTGTATGTTCACGCAGAAACGTGCGATTCGCAGTGCCACTGA
- the LOC114387651 gene encoding uncharacterized protein LOC114387651 produces the protein MSKKQNMGAVSDGNRSRKKSSSRGHHRFVGVRQRPSGRWVAEIKDSLQKVRLWLGTFDTAEDAARAYDNAARALRGANARTNFELPESSSGGATKRGGSKFVPDCTEPFSFEDVNEPGSEAEGLLGALKAKLLDGKKGKFQFQFLGNCSAPVVQSGMVSRSTQNCSGKKELLLPSSANNTVLSRMNGTGTCSPVHGLMSTLASSNTCAKTVVIPNHDHELVAVASTSSGRVYSHQLCQTPPVTTWPNEVAYDLPWPTQYMSQVPDNSLLASSGAVATLSTWPLSGVTESTVDMTYMDQGQSNSNKSGQMMNMVSMQLPLVGGANEGLWTLEQQQFVQCDQNNSWFSFNGSWDPLLYVPSELT, from the coding sequence ATGTCAAAGAAGCAAAATATGGGAGCAGTGAGTGATGGAAACCGCAGCAGAAAGAAGTCATCATCAAGAGGGCACCACAGGTTTGTAGGGGTTCGACAAAGGCCATCAGGGAGATGGGTGGCAGAGATCAAAGACTCTCTACAAAAGGTTAGGCTTTGGCTTGGAACATTTGACACTGCTGAGGATGCAGCTCGAGCATATGACAATGCTGCTCGAGCCTTGAGAGGTGCCAATGCTAGAACCAACTTTGAATTGCCTGAGTCTTCTTCTGGTGGTGCTACTAAGCGTGGTGGTTCTAAGTTTGTGCCTGATTGCactgaacccttttcttttgAGGATGTGAATGAGCCAGGTTCAGAAGCTGAAGGCCTTCTTGGTGCACTTAAGGCCAAGCTGCTTGATGGAAAGAAAGGGAAGTTTCAGTTTCAATTTCTTGGTAATTGTTCTGCCCCGGTTGTTCAATCTGGCATGGTTTCAAGATCAACTCAGAACTGTTCTGGGAAGAAAGAATTGCTATTACCATCATCAGCTAATAATACTGTTCTTTCAAGGATGAATGGAACTGGAACTTGCAGCCCTGTGCATGGTTTAATGAGTACTTTAGCTTCATCAAACACTTGTGCTAAGACTGTGGTTATCCCAAATCATGATCATGAATTAGTTGCTGTAGCAAGCACAAGCAGTGGTAGAGTCTACTCTCATCAACTTTGTCAAACCCCACCTGTGACAACATGGCCCAATGAAGTGGCATATGATTTGCCTTGGCCTACACAATATATGAGTCAAGTTCCTGATAATAGCCTTCTTGCATCTTCCGGTGCTGTAGCCACCTTGTCTACATGGCCACTTTCTGGGGTAACTGAGTCTACTGTTGATATGACATACATGGATCAGGGACAATCAAATAGCAACAAAAGTGGCCAAATGATGAATATGGTGAGCATGCAATTGCCTCTAGTTGGTGGTGCAAATGAAGGCCTTTGGACATTGGAGCAGCAACAATTTGTGCAATGTGATCAGAACAACAGCTGGTTTAGTTTTAATGGCTCTTGGGATCCTCTCCTCTATGTGCCCTCTGAGCTAACTTGA
- the LOC114387116 gene encoding uncharacterized protein LOC114387116 — protein MMDAEEVLKLYDSCWFGHQNLKEHTTSSPTPSPHENSSDHQIREEPMLLRIQSSHSRSMSDQLSSMTCFKDDSLSPDSVFSPKLQTILSGKDVTDSEAAQVQHQLVLLPKNRERRKKRSSKSLSDLEFEELKGFMDLGFVFSEEDKDSSLASIIPGLQRLGKSDEEEEDSEGSSVQRPYLSEAWKIQERRKKENPLMNWKIPALNNEIDIKDSLRWWAQTVASTVR, from the coding sequence ATGATGGATGCAGAAGAAGTCTTGAAGCTCTATGATTCATGCTGGTTTGGGCATCAAAATTTAAAGGAACACACAACAAGTTCACCAACACCAAGTCCTCATGAGAATTCTTCAGATCATCAAATAAGAGAAGAACCAATGCTTTTACGCATCCAAAGCAGTCACAGCAGGTCCATGAGCGACCAGTTGAGTTCCATGACATGTTTCAAGGATGATTCTCTCTCCCCAGACTCAGTTTTCTCACCAAAGCTTCAAACAATTCTCTCAGGAAAAGATGTCACAGACTCAGAAGCAGCACAGGTGCAGCATCAACTAGTATTGTTGCCTAAGAATAGGGAAAGGAGGAAGAAAAGGTCAAGCAAGAGTTTATCAGACCTTGAATTTGAGGAGCTAAAAGGGTTCATGGATTTGGGGTTTGTTTTCTCAGAGGAAGATAAGGACTCAAGTTTGGCTTCAATCATACCTGGCTTGCAAAGGTTAGGGAAGAGTGATGAGGAAGAAGAGGATTCTGAAGGATCCTCAGTCCAAAGACCTTACCTCTCTGAAGCATGGAAGATTCAAGaaaggagaaagaaagagaacccTCTCATGAATTGGAAGATTCCTGCTCTGAACAATGAAATTGACATAAAAGATAGTCTCAGGTGGTGGGCTCAAACCGTTGCTTCCACTGTTAGATGa